AAGAATCGGACATGGAGAAGATCAAGATCGTTATAGACCATCATCAAATACTCCAGCACCTCAGTGACCTGCTCCCTGATGACGCGTTTATAGACATAAGATCCGAGGTGAACTCGGCCTCCTCCATACTCACGGAGTATCTTAGAGGCATGAACTACTCACTTTCCCCCGCCCTCGCCACGGCGCTGTTCTATGGTATCTACGTAGACACAAAGAAGTTTTCAAAGCTCAGTCCCGTTGATCTAAAGGCGATAGAGTTCCTCGCGGGGAAGGTAGACTATGAAATTCTTGATAAAATAGAGCATCCCGACATCAGCACTGAAACTGCCGAGATACTGGCAAAAGCGATCCTGAACCGCAGAATGTACAAGAATGTAGTTATAAGCAACGTCGGCTTTATAAAGAACCGGGATGCCCTAGCGGAAGCGGCTGATTTCCTTCTCAGGCTTGAGGGCATAACCACAGTACTGGTCTTTGGGATCGTGGACGACTACATTGAGATGTCGGCCAGAACCCGGGATGTCCGTGTTAATATCGGCAAAGTTATGAAAGACGCCTTTGGGGAGATAGGGAGCGGTGGCGGACACGCTAGGGCCGGTGGCGCAAGGATACCCCTTGGGCTCTTCAAGCTGGCTAAGGACAAAAACTCGCTCCTCAAGCTTGCAGAAGAGGCTATAACCGAGAAGTTCCTCGAGGCTTTGAATATAAAGGAAAGCTAGAATTAAAGTCCTGAAAGCCGGGACTTTTCATTCTTCTTTTGCTCTTACAAGGATTATATCGCCGATTGCAGTTACCCTGTCGTAGGGAACTCCAACCTTTTCGCCCGGTAATACAAGTGCTAGGACTTTACCGCGCCCCTGGTCTATCTCAATTAGAACCTCATCAACGTACCCCACGTAGTTTCCTCTTGTATTATATATCTGCTTGCCGTATATAGAGGAGAGCCTCATGACCATTGTAATCACCAGGTCAGTTTAACGGTGGGCATATTTAAACGTTGCTTTTTTATAACCCTTACTG
This region of Thermococcus stetteri genomic DNA includes:
- a CDS encoding PRC-barrel domain-containing protein, with the translated sequence MVMRLSSIYGKQIYNTRGNYVGYVDEVLIEIDQGRGKVLALVLPGEKVGVPYDRVTAIGDIILVRAKEE